The DNA sequence GCCAGGTCCGCGATCCGCAGGCTGGTCTCCCCGTCGCCGTCGTACTTGGGCGGGAACGTCGAGTCGAGCTGCCGGCCGAGGATCAGCGCCAGGAGCTCCTGGTCCGAGACCTCGCTGACCCGGGCGGTGCCGCGGACCCGGCCGTCGCGCAGCACGGTGACCCGGTCGGCGAGCTCGCGGACCTCGGCCATCCGGTGGGTGATGTAGATGACCGACGTGCCCGCGGCGACCTGCTCACGCAGCAGGCGGAAGAACAGCTCGACCGCCGCACCGGAGAGCGGTGCGGTCGGCTCGTCCAGGATCAGCAGCGTCGGCGAGACCGCGAACGCCTTCGCGATCTCCAGCATGTGCCGCTGGGCCACGGTCAGCGTGTCGACCCGGTCGTGCGGGTCGACGGTCAGCTCGACCCGCTTCAGCAGCCGGTCGACGACCTCCGCGCGGGAGCCGGACCGGAACACCGCGGCCGGCAGGGCGACCTCCAGGTTCTCCCGGACCGTCATGTCCGGCAGCACGGCCGGGTGCTGGTGCACGATCGCGATCCCGCGGGCGGTGGCCTCGCTCGGCGTCAGCGAGGTGACCGTCTCGCCGCCGACGGAGATCGTGCCGGCGTCGGGCACCAGCGTGCCGGAGGCGATGTTCATCAGCGTGGACTTGCCCGCGCCGTTCTCGCCGAGGACGGCGTGCACCTCGCCGGACAGCACGCTGACCGAGACGTCGGTCAGCGCGGCGACACCCGCGAAGTGCTTGGAGATCCCGGTCATCTCCAGGGTGGCCGGCCGCGTCGCCGTCATCGTCGATCCGCTCATCGCGTGCTCCGTTCATTGGTTCGCTCCCGGCCCGGCGCCTCCGGCGGCGTCTTCCCTCCGCACCCACCTGCGGACGCCGGCGGGCGCTCCGGTCCAGACGCCGCCGCGCCGGCCCGTCCGCTCACCGTGTTCAGGGTTCGCAGCCGGCCCGGCGCCGTCGGCGGCGCCGGGCCGTTCGCTCACTTGCCGAGCTGCGCCTGCTGGTCGCCGGGCATCTGCGCGGACAGGTACACGTCACCGGGCAGGTCCGAGCGGCAGGTCACCGGGTGCGGCTGGCCGCTGACGGAGTCCTCGAAGACGGGACCCTGGAAGCTCGTCGCGGTCGGCAGCTTTCCGCCGGTCGCCTTGGCCACCGCGTAGTCCACCGCCAGCCGGACGTTGTCGTTGCCGGTGGTGACCGTGACCATCTTGAACGGGTGGGTCTTCTGCTGCGCCTGCCAGAAGCAGCTCAGCGAGTTGCCGTCGGAGGTGGCCAGCGCCGGGATCGGCCGGCCGCTGTCCGGGAACAGGTGCAGCGAGCTCACCAGCGTCGGCCCGAAGTCGGAGACGATGATGTCGATCTTCCGGTACTTCGCGATGGCCGCCGACAGCAGCGTCTGGGTCTTGGTGGGGTCCCAGTCCGTCGGCACGAACGGCGTCTGCCCGATGAACGTGTACGAGGAGTCCAGGTTCTCCTTCAGCGCGTTGTACTCGGCGATGCTCTGGCTGTTGCCGGCCGGGCCGCCCATGAACAGGATGTTGCCGCCGCCGGGGACGTTCTTCTTGATCCAGGTCGCCCAGTTCACGCCGTCGTGCGCGAAGTCGTCGCCGATCCAGGCGTCGTAGTTCTCGTCGGCCTTGCCGCCCGGGTCGACCCGGTAGGGCACGGTCACCACGCCGGCCTTGTACGCGGCGGTCAGCGCCGGCAGCACGGCCTTGCCGGCGTCGGGGAACACGACCATCGCGTCCACGCCGCTGGAGGCCAGGCCCTTGATGTCGGAGCTGGCCTTCTGGGTGTTGCCCTGGCCGTCGGCGTACTTGAAGTCGGTGACGCTGGGGCACTTGGCCGCCTCGTCCTTGCCGGACGCCGTGGTGACCAGCCGCCAGCTGTTGCCGCCGAAGCCGTCGAGCAACGCGAAGGTGATCTTCTTCGTGCCGCACCAGTCGGGCGCTCCGGCGACGTGCGTGACCGCGCCGTCGCTGCTGCCACCACCGCCACCGGTGCCCGAGCCGTTGCCGCACGCGGACACCGTCAGCACGACGACGCCGGCCGCGGCCAGGCCGGGGAGAACTCTGCGGAGCTTCATCGGGGAACGTTCCTTCCTGTGAGCACGACAGAGCTGTCGCGCCGTCGGGGACAGCGGGAGTGCGGGCGGACCGGTCAGGCGGGGGCGGGCGTGCCTCGCAGGCCGGGCCGCCGGGACCGCAGGGCCTTCCAGTTGACGGTGTAGAGGGAGACGCCGATGGCGAGGGCGACCGCCTGGACGATGGTCTGGACGGCCGTGGAGACGCCCAGCGCGACGACGAACTGCACGAGCTGCTCGAGGAAGATCGCGGCCACGACCGTCGCGAGTGGATAGCCGCGGCCGCCGAGCAGTGAGGTCCCGCCGAGCACGACGACGGCGACCGAGATGAGCAGGAAGCTGTCGCCCTCGAAGGCGCTCGGCTGGGCCGTGATGCCGGCCAGCATGACGCCGGCCAGGCAGTAGAGAACCTGTGCGTACAGGTACGCCGAGGCCTGGTGGCCGCGCACCCGCAGGCCGGCGACCCGGGCCGCACGGGGGTTGGCCCCGATCGCCTCGAACCGCCGCCCGGCCACCGTCCTGCGGACCAGCACGGAGACCACGACCAGGGCGCCGAGGGCGAACCAGACCGCGTGCGGGATCCCCGCGCTGGTGCCGCCGGTGACCGAGGCGAGCAGCTTCGTGGTGATCCGCGGCCGGCCGCCGGAGATGCTCAGATCCGCCCCGTACAGCAGGGCGTTGGTGCCGAGCGTGGCGATGATCGCGTTCAGCTGCAGGACGCCGACGAGGAACCCGTTGAGCACGCCCGCGCCGAGTGCGAACAGCAGCGCGACCAGGACCGCCGGCACCAGCTTGCCGTTGTTCCCGTCCGGGATGTGGGTGACCACGACGACCGCCATCGACATGGCGCCGGCCACCGACAGGTCGATGCCGCCCTGCTGGATGACCAGCATCTGGCCGAGCCCGGCGACCGCGAGCACCGCGGCGATCTGCAGCATGCTGCGCAACGAGGTCGGCGAGACGCTGGAGTGCGCCGCCAGCGCGCTGACGACGAACAGCAGGACCGTCGCGCTCCCGATCGTCATCAGACCCTTGGAGACCGCCAGCCGCGGTCCTGGGGAGAGAGCCGGGCGGGCCGTGTCCGTGTCGGACATCGTCACCTCACATGTGCCGTCGCCACATCCGTGTGGCCGGGGTCACTGTTGAGCGTGACTGTACAAGGCGTCGTGAACAGCTGACAAGGCGCTGAACAGCATTGCCGTAACGAATCGGCAACGCGCTCCGGCCGGGCGGTCAGTGCGACGCGTGTCCGCTGCCGTGCACGAACCAGAGGCCCTGGAAGTCGGTGTCGCCGATGTTGCGCAGGATGTGCGGGATCGTCGAGTCGAACCCGAGCGACTCCCCCTCGTGCAGCACGAAGACCTCGTTGCCGACGGTGACCTCGACCATGCCCGCGAGCACGTAGCCGTATTCGTAGCCGTCGTGGGCGATCAGCGTGCCGTCGGCGTTGCCGGCGGCGCCCGGCGCGTACGTGATCTTCATGAAGTTCACGTCCCGCTCCGGGGTGGCGGCCAGCCGCTCCCAGTCCACGCCCTCGGCCATCCGCAGGTGGGCCCGGTGGGAGGGGTGCACGACCGAGATGCGGGTCGCGTACTCCGAGGGGTGCCAGGCGTTCGCGGGATCGTGCACGCCGCTCGGGGCCTCGGCCGCCGGGACCTTGGCCGCCGCCTCGTCGGTGTCGAACAGCTCGTCCACGCTGACGTTGAGCAGCTGGGCGAAGCTGTAGAGGGTCGAGACCGACGGGCGGGACTTGCCGTTCTCGATCTGGGAGACCAGCGACGGCGACACCTCGGCCTGGCGCGCGAGCTCCCGCAGGCTGAGGCCGGCGTTCTTGCGGAGGCCCTTGAGGCGCTCGCCGAGATGGTCCATGGGTACCAGTGTGGCGACGGAGCCGGACACCGTGGCACGAGGGGCCGCAACGGGTACGGCGCCCGTGCCGTCGTCCGCGATCGCCTGGCTCATGGCTCCCCCTCGCTCGTCCGGGGACGCGTCCCCGGACACCCGGCGGTCCGGGCCTCC is a window from the Mycobacteriales bacterium genome containing:
- a CDS encoding substrate-binding domain-containing protein — translated: MKLRRVLPGLAAAGVVVLTVSACGNGSGTGGGGGSSDGAVTHVAGAPDWCGTKKITFALLDGFGGNSWRLVTTASGKDEAAKCPSVTDFKYADGQGNTQKASSDIKGLASSGVDAMVVFPDAGKAVLPALTAAYKAGVVTVPYRVDPGGKADENYDAWIGDDFAHDGVNWATWIKKNVPGGGNILFMGGPAGNSQSIAEYNALKENLDSSYTFIGQTPFVPTDWDPTKTQTLLSAAIAKYRKIDIIVSDFGPTLVSSLHLFPDSGRPIPALATSDGNSLSCFWQAQQKTHPFKMVTVTTGNDNVRLAVDYAVAKATGGKLPTATSFQGPVFEDSVSGQPHPVTCRSDLPGDVYLSAQMPGDQQAQLGK
- a CDS encoding ABC transporter permease, whose protein sequence is MSDTDTARPALSPGPRLAVSKGLMTIGSATVLLFVVSALAAHSSVSPTSLRSMLQIAAVLAVAGLGQMLVIQQGGIDLSVAGAMSMAVVVVTHIPDGNNGKLVPAVLVALLFALGAGVLNGFLVGVLQLNAIIATLGTNALLYGADLSISGGRPRITTKLLASVTGGTSAGIPHAVWFALGALVVVSVLVRRTVAGRRFEAIGANPRAARVAGLRVRGHQASAYLYAQVLYCLAGVMLAGITAQPSAFEGDSFLLISVAVVVLGGTSLLGGRGYPLATVVAAIFLEQLVQFVVALGVSTAVQTIVQAVALAIGVSLYTVNWKALRSRRPGLRGTPAPA
- a CDS encoding XRE family transcriptional regulator, which translates into the protein MDHLGERLKGLRKNAGLSLRELARQAEVSPSLVSQIENGKSRPSVSTLYSFAQLLNVSVDELFDTDEAAAKVPAAEAPSGVHDPANAWHPSEYATRISVVHPSHRAHLRMAEGVDWERLAATPERDVNFMKITYAPGAAGNADGTLIAHDGYEYGYVLAGMVEVTVGNEVFVLHEGESLGFDSTIPHILRNIGDTDFQGLWFVHGSGHASH